GGGTCAGGGCAAAGTTGCGGTAGAGGTTGGCAAAGGCTTCGAGGTAGCCTTCGGGGTGGCCGGCGGGCACGCGGGTGTTGTGCCGGGCGAAGGAGCCGACGTAGCCGGTGCCGGTGCGCCGGATTTCGGTGGGCTGGTCGAGGCGGCTCACCAGCAGCGTATTGGCGTCGGCCTGTTGCCACTGCACGCCGCCCTGCTCGCCGTAGACCCGGATTTTAACGTTGTTCTCCTCCCCCGCCGCGATTTGCGAGGCCATGAGCACCGCGCTGGCCCCGTTGCTGAGTTTGAGCAGCACCGCGCCGTCGTCGTCGAGCTGGCGGCCCGCCACCACGGTGTTGATGTCGGCGCAGAGTTTGGTGACTTGCAGGCCGGTCACGTATTCGAGCAAATTAAAGGCGTGAGTGCCGATGTCGCCCATTGCGCCGGCTACACCGCTGCGGGCGGGGTCGGTGCGCCAGGCGGCCTGCTTGTTGTTGCCGCCCTCCTCAAACTTACTGAGCCAGCCCTGCGGGTACTCCACGTAAGCCTTACGAATGGGTCCCAACTCGTTGGTGGCCAGCAGCTGGCGCGCTTCCTTCACCATCGGGTAGCCGGTGTAGGTGTGGGTGAGGCAGAGCAGGCAGCCGCTGGCCTTTACAATTTCTTGTAGCTGCTTAGCTTCGGCCAATGAGAAGGTCAGCGGCTTATCAAGAATAACGTGAAAGCCGTTTTCCAGCGCCATCTTGGCCGGCGCGAAATGCAGGTAATTAGGCGTCACGATGCTGATAACCTGCACCCGCTCGGCTTCGGGGAGCTGCTTTTCACCTTCGATTAACTGCTGATACGAGCCGTATACGCGGGCCGGGTCCAGGCCTAGCAGCACGCCGGTGGCGGCCGATTTTTCGGCATCGCTGCTGAAAGCGCCGGCTACCAACTCATACTGCCCATCAAGGTTGGCGGCCAGGCGGTGCACAGCCCCGATAAAGGCCCCCACCCCCCCGCCAATCATTGCAAGTCGTAGTTTCATATTTGGTGAATGGTGCTAGCGGCGCGAGGGGTAACCTCACGCCGCAAAGGGCAAAATCAAACTTCCAACCGCGCCTTCGTTTCCAAATAGCTCATCTCCTCCACCGGCTCGCTCATGCGCTGGTCCTTAAAAAAGAGCAGGAAGGCCGCCAGCACTACCGCCGCGATGGCCGCCGGAATGAGCCAGATGGCGTGCCAGTTATGCGCGTCGCCGGTCAGCTTATAGGCATCCACAATGCGACCCGAGAGCAGCGAGCCAATCAGCATGCCCACCCCATAAGTAGCCAGGGTGATAAAGCCCTGGGCGGCGCTCTTCGACTGCTCACCGGCCAGGTTATCGGTGTAAATCTGGCCCGTTACGAAGAAGAAATCGTAGCAGATGCCGTGCAGCACAATGCCCACGATGAGCATCCAGTAGGCCGTGTCGCCATTGCCGTAGGCGAAGAACAGGTAGCGCACCACCCAGGCCAGCATCCCGATAGCCAGCATTTTCTTAACGCCCAGCCGCACGAAAAACACCGGAATCAGCAGCATAAACAGCACCTCCGATACCTGACCCAGCGTCTGCACGCCGGCCGCGCCTTTCATACCCACCTCGTTGAGGAAGGGATTAGTGAAGCCATAGTAGAATGACAGCGGCACGCAGATGGCAATCGAAGCCAGGAAAAAAATCAGGTACGAGCGGTTTTTGAGCAGGCCGATAGCCCCAAGGCCCAGTAGGTCGCTGAGGGCCACGGGGCCTTCGCGCTTCACGGGGGGGGTAGGCGGCAGCGTGAAACTGAAGATACCTAGTATGGCCGACGCGCCGGCGGCCATCTGGAAGGTAAGGCCTAGCGCCCCGCGCTGCTCCCAGTTGAGCCAGCCGATGGTGAGGCCGGCCACAATCCAGCCCAGCGTGCCCAGCACCCGCACCGAAGCAAATTCCTTCTGCGGATTTTTCATCTGCCTGAACGAGATGGAGTTGACCAGCGCCAGCGTGGGCATGTACACTATCATGTACAGCAAAATGCTGGGGTAGAAGCTGCCGAAATCGGTGGCCCCGGCGGCCCGCCACAACAGCAGCGCCCCGATGAGGTGCAGCACGCCCAGGATTTTCTGGGCCGAAAAAAAGCGGTCGGCAATCAGCCCGATGATGAACGGCGCGATAATGGCCCCGATGGACTGCGTGAGAACAGCCGCTCCCACTTCGAGGCCGCTGGTACGCAGGTTTTGCAGCAGGTAGGTGCCCAGCGTCACAAACCACGCGCCCCAGATGAAAAACTCCAGGAACATCATCAGGGACAGCTTAAAGCGGACGATTGGGGTCATAATGTTCTTAAGCTGATAGCTAGTAGCTAATGGCTGATAGCTTTTTTGGTTATGGTTTTTCTGGTCATTCTGGCGCACGCCAAAACGGCCCTACCCCCTACTTTCAGCAGAGTACTCGGCTTTCTTGTTGAAAGCTAACGGCTATCAGCTAGTAGCCAACAGTTCATAAAATTAAGTAGTGGCCCAGGCGCGGTCGCCTTTCTTATACGGCACGTTGCCGTCGTAGCGGCCGGGCACGGGCAGGTAGCGCAGGGCCTTAGTAGCGCCCGGCTCGGAGGTGAAGAAGCCGAGCAGCGTCAGCTCCTTCATCATGCGGAAATAGTGGGCGGGGTCGTCCTTGCGCTGGTTTTTAGTGAATTCCTTCTGCTGCGTGTCCAGGGCCGTGAGGAAGGCCCGGCGCTGCACGACATCGCAGGCCAGGAAGGCTTTACCCTGCATTTTCTGGCAGTCCTGGTCGAGCTGGGTGAGGCCGGTGAGGAAGACCTTCTGGTCTTCCGGCTTGTAGCAGTCGCGCACCATTACTTCCATAAAGCCACCCACGTTGGCAGCCTTAGCCCCCGGCGTGGCGGTGGCGGGCAAAATGGTTTCCCCCACCTCATTGAGCAGGCCCACCTGGGCGGGGGTGAAGGCTACCTTGGTGGCGGCGTCTCCCGCCTCCTTGCTGGTGGGCGCAGAGCAGCTGGTCAGGAAATAATCGGCTCCGATAACGGTGCCACCCATCAGGAGGGCCACGCGGGCCAGGGCATCACGGCGGTTCATCATGGGGGTAGGAATTAAAGGTTTTGCTTTTTCAGCTCGCCCACGGCGTGGTCCACGGCGCGGGCCGTGAGGGCCATGTAGGTGAGCGAGGGGTTCTGGCAGGCGGTTGAAACCATCGCGGAGCCGTCGGTCACGTATACGTTGGGGGCGTCCCAGACCTGGTTGTGGGCGTTCAGAACCGATGTTTTGGGGTCCCTACCCATGCGGGCGGTGCCCATCTCGTGGATGCCGCCGCCCAGGGTGTAGCCGTTGTTGTAGGGCTTCACGTCCTTCAACCCCGCTTTTTCGAGCATTTCCTGCGCATCGTTCATCATGTCGATGCGCATTTTCTGCTCGTTATCGCGGATGGTGGCATCTATCGCCAGCACGGGCAGGCCCCACTTGTCCTTCTTGGTTTTGTCGAGGTAGGTGCGGTTGTCATGGTAGGGTAGGGTTTCGCCAAAGCCCGTCATGCCCATCGTCCACTGGCCGGGCTCGCTGAGCGCATCCTTGAAATCGCCGCCCATGCCCATCTCCGGAATTTCGCGGCTCCAGCCTTCGCGGCCGGCGCTGCCCTGGTAGCCAAAGCCGCGGATGTAGTCGCGCTTATCGCCAAACAGGTTGCGGTAGCGCGGCACGTAAATGCCGTTGGCGCGGCGGCCGAACACGTACTTGTCTTCGTAGCCGGGCATGGTACCGTGCGCGCCGGCCCGGAAGTGGTGGTCCATCAGGTTGTGGCCCAGCTCGCCGCTGCTGCTGCCCAGGCCCTCGGGCCACACGTCGGTGGCCGAGTTCATCAGCACCCAGGCCGAGTTCAGGGTCGAGGCGTTGAGGAAGATAACCTTGGCGTAGTACTCCACCGTCTGGTTGGTTTCGGCATCGAGCACCTCTACCCCCTTGGCCCGCTTGGTATCCTTGTCGTAGAGGATTTTGGTGACGATGGAAAACGGCCGCAGCGTGAGATTGCCGGTGGCCACGGCGGCGGGCAGCGTGGCCGACTGCGTGCTGAAATACGCCCCGAATGGGCAGCCCAGCCAGCACTTGTTGCGGTACTGGCAGCTGATGCGGTCGTGGTGGTTCTGAGTGATGTTGGCCGTGCGGCCGATAATCATGCGCCGGTGCTCGTAATTCTTTTTGATGCGGGCGGCTACGTCTTTTTCCACCACGTTCATCTCCATCGCGGGCATGTAGTCGCCGTCGGGCAGTTGCGCCAGGCCGTCGCGGTTGCCGCTGATGCCCGCAAATTTTTCGGCGTGGCTGTACCAAGGCGCGAGGTCTTTGTAGCGAATGGGCCAGTCTACGGCGATGCCATCCTTGGCGTTGGCCTCGAAGTCGTAGTCGCTGAGGCGGTAGCTCTGCCGGCCCCACATCAGCGAGCGCCCGCCCACCTGGTAGCCCCGAAACCAGTCGAAGGGCTTCTTCTCCACGTAGGGACTCTGCTTTTCGTTGACCCAGAAATCGAGGTTGGTTTCGTTGAGCGTGTAGTCGCGGCTCAGCACGGGGTAGTCGGCAATCATCTGCTGGGTTTTGCCGCCGCGGTGCGGAAACTCCCAGGGAGCTTTGTTGGCATTCACGTAGTCCTTGATGTGCTCGACGTTGCGGCCCCGCTCCAGCATAATGGTTTTTAAGCCCTTCTCCGTCAGTTCTTTTGCGGCCCAGCCGCCCGAGATGCCCGAGCCAATGACAATGGCATCATACGTATTTTTATCCATATAGCTGCTGCTAAGAAAGGGGTGGGAATTTAAAGACTAGAAGCGAGAAAACAGCAACCCCGGCGGCGAGCGCGGCGGCCGGGCCAGGTAGTAGCCCGCCCAACTAGCTGGCAATGTAGCAAGACAAAACCGATAAGCTAGTCTGGGGCCGGAGGCCAACCCCTACCCCCTACCCGGTGGCAGAGGGGGCAGTAAGTGCAGGAATGGGCTGCTACGAGCCAAACTTAAAGTAGAAAAGGCGGTTGCGCGCCATTTTTTTCATGGACTCGCAGCCGGTCCCCAGGTTGCACGCTATACATCCACTTACTTGTAATTTCCTATTGCTTTACCAGCATCTACTGGTACATTTACCACACTTTACGCTAAGCTTTTGTTCCCACCCCTACTCTTCTAGTCCCGTGAGTTCGCCAACGTTACGTGCGTACACTTCCTGGTCCGACGAGGCGCTGCTAACGGCGCTACTCGCCGACGACCGCGCGGCCTTCGCTGAAATTTATGAGCGGCACTGGTACCGCGTGTTTGCCCTAGCCTACCGCAAGCTCAAAGTCAGGGAAACGGCCGAAGAGCTGGTGCAGGACCTGTTTGCCACGCTGTGGCAAAAGCGCCGGGAGCAGGGCATTGAGCAACTGGAACACTACTTGCTTTCCGCCATCAATAGGCGCGTTATCAGCTACTTGCGAGGCAGTAAAGTGCGCATGGCCTACGCCGACTACTGCCGCTGGACGCAAACCGCAGCCACCCAGGAAACCGAGTACGCCCTGGCCGCCGCTGACTTGTCCGAAGCTTTCGACAAGGCACTGCTACGTCTGCCCGCCCAGTCGCGCGAAGTATTTCGGCTGAGCCGGCTGGAACATTTTTCAGTACGCGAAATTTCCTTGCAGCTCAACCTGTCGGCCAAAGCCGTGGAGTATCACCTCACCAAATCGATGCGGCTGCTGCGCGGCCACTTGCGCGATTTTGTGGTGCTAGCCCTCGTTTTTTTGGTGACGCAGTAGGGCCTTTGGAGTGGTCCACACGTTTTTTTGAGAAAAAAGTTGCTTTATTTTCAAAAAAATAAGGCGGGCTTTTAGGGGTAGCTGGTCGTGGCGCGTCTTTCCCTTTAGACGCCCCGCTCCATGATGACCCAAGCCGAATTTGACGCCATGCTTCAGCGCTACCTCGACGGCCAAAGCCGCCCTGGCGAGCAGCACCTAGTGGAGCAGTGGAGCGCGCAGTTGGGCCGCGCCGGGTACCAGCCCCTACCCCCCCC
The genomic region above belongs to Hymenobacter psoromatis and contains:
- a CDS encoding gluconate 2-dehydrogenase subunit 3 family protein, with the translated sequence MMNRRDALARVALLMGGTVIGADYFLTSCSAPTSKEAGDAATKVAFTPAQVGLLNEVGETILPATATPGAKAANVGGFMEVMVRDCYKPEDQKVFLTGLTQLDQDCQKMQGKAFLACDVVQRRAFLTALDTQQKEFTKNQRKDDPAHYFRMMKELTLLGFFTSEPGATKALRYLPVPGRYDGNVPYKKGDRAWATT
- a CDS encoding GMC oxidoreductase gives rise to the protein MDKNTYDAIVIGSGISGGWAAKELTEKGLKTIMLERGRNVEHIKDYVNANKAPWEFPHRGGKTQQMIADYPVLSRDYTLNETNLDFWVNEKQSPYVEKKPFDWFRGYQVGGRSLMWGRQSYRLSDYDFEANAKDGIAVDWPIRYKDLAPWYSHAEKFAGISGNRDGLAQLPDGDYMPAMEMNVVEKDVAARIKKNYEHRRMIIGRTANITQNHHDRISCQYRNKCWLGCPFGAYFSTQSATLPAAVATGNLTLRPFSIVTKILYDKDTKRAKGVEVLDAETNQTVEYYAKVIFLNASTLNSAWVLMNSATDVWPEGLGSSSGELGHNLMDHHFRAGAHGTMPGYEDKYVFGRRANGIYVPRYRNLFGDKRDYIRGFGYQGSAGREGWSREIPEMGMGGDFKDALSEPGQWTMGMTGFGETLPYHDNRTYLDKTKKDKWGLPVLAIDATIRDNEQKMRIDMMNDAQEMLEKAGLKDVKPYNNGYTLGGGIHEMGTARMGRDPKTSVLNAHNQVWDAPNVYVTDGSAMVSTACQNPSLTYMALTARAVDHAVGELKKQNL
- a CDS encoding nucleoside permease, producing the protein MTPIVRFKLSLMMFLEFFIWGAWFVTLGTYLLQNLRTSGLEVGAAVLTQSIGAIIAPFIIGLIADRFFSAQKILGVLHLIGALLLWRAAGATDFGSFYPSILLYMIVYMPTLALVNSISFRQMKNPQKEFASVRVLGTLGWIVAGLTIGWLNWEQRGALGLTFQMAAGASAILGIFSFTLPPTPPVKREGPVALSDLLGLGAIGLLKNRSYLIFFLASIAICVPLSFYYGFTNPFLNEVGMKGAAGVQTLGQVSEVLFMLLIPVFFVRLGVKKMLAIGMLAWVVRYLFFAYGNGDTAYWMLIVGIVLHGICYDFFFVTGQIYTDNLAGEQSKSAAQGFITLATYGVGMLIGSLLSGRIVDAYKLTGDAHNWHAIWLIPAAIAAVVLAAFLLFFKDQRMSEPVEEMSYLETKARLEV
- a CDS encoding Gfo/Idh/MocA family protein produces the protein MKLRLAMIGGGVGAFIGAVHRLAANLDGQYELVAGAFSSDAEKSAATGVLLGLDPARVYGSYQQLIEGEKQLPEAERVQVISIVTPNYLHFAPAKMALENGFHVILDKPLTFSLAEAKQLQEIVKASGCLLCLTHTYTGYPMVKEARQLLATNELGPIRKAYVEYPQGWLSKFEEGGNNKQAAWRTDPARSGVAGAMGDIGTHAFNLLEYVTGLQVTKLCADINTVVAGRQLDDDGAVLLKLSNGASAVLMASQIAAGEENNVKIRVYGEQGGVQWQQADANTLLVSRLDQPTEIRRTGTGYVGSFARHNTRVPAGHPEGYLEAFANLYRNFALTLQARAAGTLPPPEALDYPGIEDGVRGMAFIENVIASGKSSEKWTEFRV
- a CDS encoding RNA polymerase sigma factor; protein product: MSSPTLRAYTSWSDEALLTALLADDRAAFAEIYERHWYRVFALAYRKLKVRETAEELVQDLFATLWQKRREQGIEQLEHYLLSAINRRVISYLRGSKVRMAYADYCRWTQTAATQETEYALAAADLSEAFDKALLRLPAQSREVFRLSRLEHFSVREISLQLNLSAKAVEYHLTKSMRLLRGHLRDFVVLALVFLVTQ